A single window of Pseudomonas lijiangensis DNA harbors:
- the mgtE gene encoding magnesium transporter, with protein sequence MTEIEVKKTQESLQDRLAQVVDLLQRQRVVEDLIHRQEGQNQDRVENLVHRQNLVELQRKLDDLHSADVAYILEALPLEERLTVWQLVKAERDGDILLEVSDSVRETLIADMDDHELLAAAREMDADELADLAPELPRDVVHELMEALDVQQRERVRSALSYDEEQVGALMDFEMVTIREDVSLEVVLRYLRRLKELPSHTDKLFVVDHDGVLKGVLPIKRLLVNDPDKQVGEVMADDPVSFHPEDDAYDAAQAFERYDLISSPVVDKSGKLIGRLTIDEMVDLIREESESEVLSMAGLREEEDIFASVWRSLRNRWAWLAVNLITAFLASRVIGLFEGSIEKLVALAALMPIVAGIGGNSGNQTITMIVRAMALDQVSTGNTSRLLRKELAVALLNGLIWGGVIGVVAYVLYDSWSLGVVMTAAMTLNLLLAAFMGVLIPMTLARLGRDPAMGASVMITAMTDSGGFFIFLGLATIFLL encoded by the coding sequence ATGACTGAAATAGAAGTAAAAAAAACGCAGGAAAGCTTGCAGGATCGCCTTGCTCAAGTGGTCGATCTGCTGCAGCGCCAGCGTGTGGTCGAAGACCTGATCCATCGCCAGGAAGGTCAGAATCAGGATCGCGTAGAAAACCTCGTTCATCGCCAGAACCTGGTCGAGCTGCAACGCAAGCTCGATGACCTGCACTCTGCCGACGTCGCCTACATCCTCGAGGCATTGCCTCTTGAGGAGCGCCTGACCGTCTGGCAACTGGTCAAGGCTGAGCGCGACGGCGATATCCTCCTTGAAGTGTCCGACTCCGTCCGGGAAACCCTGATCGCCGACATGGACGATCACGAGTTGCTGGCGGCGGCCAGGGAGATGGACGCCGACGAACTCGCTGACCTGGCGCCTGAGCTGCCTCGCGATGTCGTTCATGAGCTGATGGAAGCGCTGGACGTCCAGCAGCGCGAACGTGTTCGCTCCGCGCTCTCCTACGACGAGGAGCAGGTCGGTGCGCTCATGGACTTCGAGATGGTGACCATCCGTGAGGATGTGAGCCTGGAAGTCGTATTGCGTTACCTGCGGCGCTTGAAGGAGCTGCCGAGTCACACCGACAAACTCTTCGTTGTTGACCATGACGGCGTGCTCAAGGGCGTGCTGCCGATCAAGCGCCTGTTGGTCAATGACCCCGACAAGCAGGTCGGTGAAGTCATGGCTGACGACCCTGTCAGCTTTCACCCGGAAGATGATGCCTATGACGCTGCCCAGGCATTCGAGCGTTATGACCTTATTTCTTCGCCAGTGGTCGACAAGAGCGGCAAGCTGATCGGCCGTCTGACCATCGACGAAATGGTCGACCTGATTCGTGAGGAGAGCGAGAGCGAAGTCCTCAGCATGGCGGGGCTGCGTGAAGAAGAAGACATCTTCGCTTCCGTATGGCGCTCGCTGCGTAACCGCTGGGCCTGGCTGGCGGTCAACCTGATCACGGCGTTTCTGGCTTCCCGTGTCATCGGCCTGTTCGAAGGCTCGATCGAGAAGCTGGTGGCTCTGGCTGCATTGATGCCGATTGTGGCCGGTATCGGCGGCAACTCGGGGAACCAGACCATTACCATGATCGTGCGCGCCATGGCGCTGGACCAGGTCAGCACCGGCAATACCTCGCGCCTGTTACGCAAGGAGCTGGCGGTAGCGTTGCTCAATGGCCTGATATGGGGCGGGGTCATTGGTGTGGTGGCTTATGTGCTCTACGACAGTTGGTCGCTGGGCGTGGTCATGACGGCTGCCATGACGCTCAACTTGCTGCTGGCCGCTTTCATGGGTGTCCTGATTCCCATGACGCTCGCACGCCTTGGGCGCGATCCGGCCATGGGGGCGAGTGTCATGATCACTGCGATGACAGACAGTGGCGGGTTCTTCATTTTCCTGGGGCTGGCGACCATCTTTCTGCTTTGA
- a CDS encoding polyamine ABC transporter substrate-binding protein: protein MLAKAFVPLMLVTSMSHAAQTVKVFNWEDYFAPDTLKNFQKDTGIEATYDTYDGNEALDEKLRTRHSGYDIVVPSSHFMSVQIQRGDLKKLDKSQLPNWKNLNPVLLKVLRGIDPGNEHAFPYLWGTTGIGYNVAKVKAALGNDTPLDSWDLVFKPENMKKLAQCGVAFIDSAPSVLPIALNYLQLPPQSEVAGDYAKAKAALMAIKPYVSYFHSTHYIADLASGKICVAVGYSGDVLLAERNAKEAGSGIDINYVIPKEGAPMWFDMVAIPVDAPNEKAAYTFMNYLLAPKVMAGISNYLHYANGNEKSEALLDVAVHSDPRIYPDEETFSTLFAQKAIPADSEALRLRTWKEIKTGQ, encoded by the coding sequence ATGCTTGCAAAAGCCTTCGTCCCCCTGATGCTGGTCACATCGATGAGCCATGCCGCCCAGACCGTCAAGGTGTTCAACTGGGAGGATTACTTTGCTCCGGACACACTGAAAAACTTTCAGAAAGACACCGGCATTGAAGCCACTTATGACACCTACGACGGCAACGAGGCTCTGGACGAAAAGCTCAGGACCAGGCATTCCGGTTACGACATCGTGGTGCCGTCGAGTCATTTCATGAGTGTCCAGATTCAGCGCGGCGATCTGAAGAAACTGGATAAAAGCCAGCTACCCAACTGGAAAAACCTCAACCCCGTTCTGCTCAAGGTGCTCAGAGGCATCGATCCGGGCAACGAGCATGCTTTCCCCTACCTGTGGGGAACAACCGGGATTGGCTACAACGTGGCCAAGGTCAAGGCTGCCCTGGGCAACGATACGCCGCTCGACTCCTGGGACCTGGTCTTCAAGCCCGAAAACATGAAAAAGCTGGCTCAATGCGGCGTTGCCTTTATCGACAGCGCGCCCAGTGTCTTGCCCATCGCACTCAACTACTTGCAGCTGCCTCCACAAAGCGAAGTCGCAGGGGATTACGCCAAGGCCAAAGCGGCCTTGATGGCGATAAAGCCTTACGTGAGCTACTTCCATTCGACCCACTACATAGCCGATCTGGCCAGCGGCAAGATCTGTGTGGCGGTCGGTTATTCGGGAGATGTACTGCTGGCAGAGCGAAACGCGAAGGAAGCAGGTAGCGGCATCGACATCAACTATGTAATCCCCAAGGAAGGCGCACCGATGTGGTTCGACATGGTCGCCATACCTGTCGATGCCCCCAATGAAAAAGCCGCTTACACCTTCATGAACTACCTGTTGGCACCCAAGGTGATGGCCGGCATCTCCAACTATCTGCACTATGCGAACGGCAACGAGAAGTCAGAAGCACTGCTGGACGTAGCCGTGCACAGCGACCCCAGGATCTACCCCGACGAAGAAACCTTCAGCACCCTGTTCGCCCAAAAAGCGATACCGGCCGACAGTGAAGCGCTGAGACTTCGCACATGGAAAGAAATCAAAACCGGGCAATGA
- a CDS encoding Arc family DNA-binding protein has protein sequence MSPMKQATYSSRTADKFVVRLPDGMRNRVQEVAKNHHRSMNSEIIARLEQSLIQEGALGDEPNLRLDSPELSLHERELLQRFRQLSHRQQNALVSLIAHDTELASEES, from the coding sequence ATGAGCCCTATGAAACAGGCTACTTATTCCAGCCGTACGGCTGACAAGTTCGTCGTTCGCCTACCAGATGGCATGCGTAATCGTGTGCAAGAGGTAGCCAAAAACCACCACCGCAGCATGAACTCGGAAATCATCGCTCGTCTCGAGCAGAGCCTGATTCAGGAAGGTGCACTTGGCGATGAGCCAAACCTGCGTCTTGATAGTCCTGAGCTGTCCCTGCACGAACGCGAGCTGCTGCAGCGTTTTCGTCAACTCTCACACCGCCAGCAGAATGCACTGGTGTCCCTGATCGCTCACGACACGGAACTTGCTTCAGAAGAGTCGTAA
- a CDS encoding PA3371 family protein, which translates to MSKSALSFMILALMAVAVDLLLPEQAYVLNIASKIAAGMFGSLFVAAMVIGRRFKFDPVLR; encoded by the coding sequence ATGTCAAAATCCGCATTGTCATTCATGATCCTGGCACTGATGGCTGTTGCCGTTGATCTTCTTCTCCCTGAGCAGGCGTATGTATTGAATATCGCCTCGAAAATCGCCGCCGGGATGTTTGGCAGTCTTTTTGTAGCGGCCATGGTCATTGGGCGTCGCTTCAAGTTCGATCCGGTTCTGCGCTGA
- a CDS encoding polymorphic toxin type 44 domain-containing protein: MTPSARLGDKHVCPMPGHGTTPIVSASGDVNIDFMGSARVGDTCGCGAVITSGFPSILVNGRPMAHLGSPTSHGGTIITGSGDVGGGFVMGDAGGATVINFMALGAFRPDGTVDDEKMATLLADPKLKEKAVAAKALGDPKVAPKQPESTPEPKAPATCKDPDMMEQVASYIAGEMNRNITHPSVLRMKKLTSFDAAAENEKFQKLPWYARLSRPDFEAMELGNTVSAMALWAERVGQNRPWDHKVTIGQQFGGPWQKQGQVDYFYDIWSNIHYGYVGRAGGFSESILLDGAGLEQIASDSIRKVQKWGERKGPHRSADIEGMRAWDDIGDRVSISIGVKLYKQHPNGGITAKMLMDEVLALPRSSWGDGTRDHVCK; this comes from the coding sequence ATGACTCCCTCCGCTCGATTGGGTGACAAGCATGTCTGCCCAATGCCCGGTCACGGCACTACCCCGATTGTATCCGCCAGTGGCGACGTAAACATTGACTTCATGGGATCTGCTCGTGTTGGCGACACCTGTGGCTGTGGAGCCGTAATCACTTCAGGATTCCCATCAATTCTAGTGAACGGGCGTCCTATGGCCCACTTGGGCAGCCCAACCAGCCACGGCGGAACGATCATTACCGGGTCAGGCGATGTGGGGGGCGGTTTTGTCATGGGTGATGCGGGGGGTGCAACCGTTATCAACTTCATGGCACTCGGAGCGTTCCGTCCAGATGGCACTGTGGATGATGAGAAAATGGCCACATTGCTTGCTGACCCAAAGTTGAAAGAGAAAGCGGTGGCTGCAAAAGCTCTGGGAGACCCTAAAGTCGCCCCGAAACAGCCAGAGTCAACGCCTGAGCCTAAAGCCCCCGCCACGTGTAAAGACCCCGACATGATGGAACAGGTGGCCAGCTATATCGCCGGGGAAATGAACCGCAACATCACACACCCATCCGTATTGAGGATGAAGAAGCTAACCAGCTTTGACGCGGCAGCGGAAAATGAAAAATTTCAAAAGCTCCCTTGGTATGCACGCCTTTCACGCCCTGATTTCGAGGCAATGGAACTGGGTAATACTGTTTCTGCCATGGCCCTATGGGCAGAGCGAGTTGGTCAAAATCGGCCATGGGATCACAAGGTGACGATTGGTCAACAGTTCGGCGGGCCTTGGCAGAAGCAAGGTCAGGTGGACTATTTCTACGATATTTGGTCGAACATTCACTATGGCTACGTAGGGCGTGCTGGTGGCTTTTCTGAAAGCATTCTTCTGGACGGCGCTGGGCTTGAGCAGATTGCATCAGACTCAATTCGGAAAGTTCAGAAGTGGGGCGAACGAAAAGGGCCTCATCGCTCAGCAGACATCGAAGGGATGCGGGCTTGGGACGACATAGGTGACCGAGTTTCTATCAGTATTGGAGTCAAACTGTACAAGCAGCACCCAAACGGCGGGATAACGGCGAAAATGCTCATGGACGAAGTTTTAGCACTACCACGTTCAAGCTGGGGAGATGGCACACGTGACCACGTCTGTAAGTAA
- the sfnG gene encoding dimethylsulfone monooxygenase SfnG: MSHLPIKFAYWVPNVSGGLVVSKIEQRTSWDIDYNRKLAQIAERSGFEYALTQIRFTAGYGADNQHESVAFSHALLASTEKLKVIAAILPGPWTPSVAAKQLATIDQLTAGRVAVNIVSGWFKGEFQAIGEPWLEHDERYRRSEEFIQALKGIWTTDNFTFKGDFYRFHDYTLRPKPIQRPHPEIFQGGSSRAARDMAARVSDWYFTNGNTLEGIKAQVDDIRAKAAANGHSVKIGVNAFIIARDTEQEARAVLQEIIDKADPEAVNAFGDAAKQAGKASPEGEGNWAKSSFNDLVQYNDGFKTNLIGTPQQIAERIVALKAIGVDLVLSAFLHFQEEVEYFGERVLPLVRELEGVGVLERV, from the coding sequence ATGAGCCACTTACCTATCAAGTTCGCCTACTGGGTCCCTAACGTCAGCGGCGGACTCGTCGTCAGCAAGATCGAGCAACGCACCAGTTGGGATATCGACTACAACCGCAAACTCGCACAAATCGCCGAGCGCTCGGGCTTTGAATACGCCCTGACACAAATTCGCTTTACTGCCGGTTACGGTGCGGATAATCAGCACGAGTCAGTGGCATTCAGTCACGCTCTGCTGGCCTCCACCGAAAAACTGAAAGTGATCGCGGCCATCCTCCCAGGCCCCTGGACACCATCCGTGGCCGCAAAACAGCTGGCGACCATCGACCAGCTCACGGCAGGCAGAGTCGCCGTGAATATTGTCAGTGGCTGGTTCAAGGGTGAGTTTCAGGCCATCGGTGAACCGTGGCTGGAACATGACGAGCGCTACCGGCGTTCGGAAGAATTCATTCAGGCGCTCAAAGGAATCTGGACCACGGACAACTTCACCTTCAAGGGCGACTTCTATCGCTTCCATGACTACACCTTGCGCCCCAAACCCATTCAACGCCCGCATCCCGAAATTTTTCAAGGCGGCAGTTCCCGTGCTGCACGGGACATGGCTGCCCGAGTATCGGACTGGTACTTCACCAACGGCAATACCCTGGAAGGCATCAAGGCGCAGGTCGACGATATCCGGGCAAAAGCCGCAGCCAACGGGCATTCAGTGAAGATCGGCGTCAACGCCTTCATCATCGCCCGCGACACCGAACAAGAAGCGCGAGCGGTCTTGCAGGAAATCATCGACAAGGCCGACCCCGAAGCCGTGAACGCCTTCGGCGACGCCGCCAAACAGGCAGGCAAGGCCAGCCCAGAAGGAGAAGGCAACTGGGCCAAGTCATCCTTCAACGACCTGGTGCAGTACAACGATGGCTTCAAGACCAACCTCATCGGCACACCACAGCAGATTGCCGAGCGTATTGTTGCGCTGAAAGCGATAGGCGTGGACCTGGTGTTGTCGGCGTTTCTGCACTTTCAGGAGGAGGTTGAGTATTTCGGGGAGCGGGTGTTGCCGTTGGTGCGGGAGTTGGAGGGGGTTGGGGTTTTGGAGAGGGTTTGA
- a CDS encoding LysR family transcriptional regulator: MDRLKAMANFVRIVDSGSLSSAADVTGQSVASLVRSLAALERYLGVRLLNRSTRRMALTDEGEEYLAWSRRMLADFDDMEQRLESRDGIARGLLRLTAPVEFGQRYLAPLVNAFLKDHEEMAAELSLNDQVIPLLDERLDLALRIGHLPDSAMVARKVGSTRLVTCASPDYLRASPAIDSPQSLREHACITLAFQGRHWYFRHKEKERIEEITPRLICNQVRAASQACVQGVGITRLMHYQVADELADGRLVRILRDFEPMDLPIQLVYPHSLQLSPRVRAFVEWACPQLERLTPDPDKE, translated from the coding sequence ATGGACAGGCTCAAGGCAATGGCCAACTTCGTTCGGATCGTCGACAGCGGCAGCCTGAGTTCGGCTGCGGATGTGACAGGCCAATCCGTCGCCTCACTGGTGCGCTCGCTGGCAGCCCTGGAACGTTATCTCGGGGTTCGCTTGCTGAACCGCAGCACCCGGCGCATGGCCCTGACCGATGAGGGCGAGGAATATCTGGCCTGGAGCCGCCGTATGCTGGCGGACTTCGATGACATGGAGCAGCGGCTGGAATCCCGCGACGGCATTGCCCGCGGCCTGCTTCGCCTGACCGCTCCGGTGGAGTTCGGGCAACGCTACTTGGCCCCTTTGGTGAATGCATTTCTGAAGGATCATGAGGAAATGGCGGCAGAGCTGAGCCTCAATGATCAGGTCATTCCCTTGCTCGATGAGCGCCTCGACCTTGCCCTGCGAATCGGCCATCTTCCCGACTCGGCCATGGTGGCGCGCAAGGTCGGCAGCACCCGACTCGTCACCTGCGCCAGCCCGGACTACCTTCGTGCCTCTCCCGCCATCGATAGCCCACAATCGCTACGGGAACATGCCTGCATCACGCTGGCCTTCCAGGGAAGACACTGGTACTTCCGTCATAAGGAAAAAGAGCGGATTGAAGAAATCACCCCAAGGCTGATCTGCAATCAGGTTCGAGCCGCCAGCCAGGCCTGCGTACAGGGCGTGGGCATTACCCGGCTGATGCATTACCAGGTCGCGGATGAACTGGCTGATGGTCGACTGGTCAGGATCCTGCGGGATTTTGAACCTATGGACTTACCGATACAGTTGGTCTATCCGCACTCCCTGCAGTTATCACCGCGAGTGCGGGCTTTTGTTGAATGGGCATGCCCGCAACTGGAAAGGCTGACGCCTGATCCGGACAAGGAATAA
- a CDS encoding VOC family protein codes for MSQRPNPARILAYDHIGIRVSDQNRSMSFYQALGFVETARFPLYEANEMLSPDGVRINLIFNGTRVPDAHNVLLDAPIKLPGMTHPAFIVDDLEVFQAWLGEQGIVITQGPHHIGPRRVALFIRDPDGNVLEFNQLVDGETQ; via the coding sequence ATGAGCCAACGACCCAACCCCGCACGGATTCTCGCATACGATCACATCGGAATCCGTGTCAGCGACCAGAATCGGTCGATGTCTTTCTACCAGGCACTCGGATTTGTCGAGACCGCACGTTTTCCGCTGTACGAGGCCAACGAAATGCTCAGCCCGGACGGCGTGCGTATCAACCTCATCTTCAATGGTACTCGCGTACCCGATGCTCACAACGTCCTGCTGGATGCCCCGATAAAGTTGCCCGGCATGACGCACCCTGCCTTTATCGTCGATGACCTTGAGGTCTTTCAGGCCTGGCTGGGCGAGCAGGGGATTGTGATCACACAGGGGCCTCATCACATCGGGCCGAGAAGAGTCGCACTTTTTATCCGCGACCCCGATGGCAATGTTCTTGAATTCAATCAACTCGTCGATGGAGAAACCCAATGA
- a CDS encoding glutathione S-transferase family protein, translated as MKLYDLDVSGNCYKVRLFAALANIELDVVAVDFLAGEHKKPPLSDMNPLGQLPVLEDGSYIIRDSQAILVYLAGQYGGLAWWPAHPQGQADIVQWLSFASNEVQHSLCAARLVQKFGVVLDKAQALEKSTVILALLDAHLERNDWLAINRPSIADCAVYPYVVLAPEGGVDLAPYANVARWMERIEALPGYLPKP; from the coding sequence ATGAAGCTTTATGATCTGGATGTATCGGGCAACTGCTACAAAGTGCGCCTCTTTGCTGCGCTGGCCAATATCGAGCTTGATGTAGTGGCAGTGGATTTTCTGGCGGGAGAGCACAAGAAACCGCCTCTTTCAGACATGAATCCACTGGGGCAGCTACCGGTTCTGGAGGACGGTTCGTACATCATCCGCGATTCGCAAGCCATTCTGGTGTATCTCGCAGGTCAATATGGTGGCCTGGCATGGTGGCCGGCTCATCCGCAGGGCCAGGCCGATATCGTTCAGTGGCTTTCGTTTGCCAGCAATGAGGTTCAGCACAGCCTTTGCGCTGCGCGGCTGGTGCAGAAATTCGGGGTTGTACTGGACAAGGCCCAGGCGCTGGAGAAGTCGACCGTGATCCTCGCGTTGCTCGATGCACACCTGGAGCGCAATGACTGGCTGGCAATCAACCGGCCTTCGATTGCCGATTGCGCGGTGTATCCCTATGTCGTACTCGCCCCTGAAGGCGGCGTGGATCTTGCGCCCTATGCAAACGTTGCGCGCTGGATGGAGCGGATAGAAGCCTTGCCGGGTTATCTGCCCAAGCCTTGA
- a CDS encoding glyoxalase superfamily protein, whose translation MFSIEQAKQMARKLRTSLAAAHQELSHSAALELVAQQLGYKDWNTASASLEPSSPQPGITFDKPIPILRMFDEAKAREFYLNFLDFSVEFEHRFEADLPLYLGISRDGLQLHLSEHHGDASPGATIFVPMHNIELLRDELLAKRYGYGRPDIVEQGWGKVLEIHDPFGNRIRFCQS comes from the coding sequence ATGTTTTCAATCGAACAAGCCAAGCAGATGGCCAGGAAACTGCGCACCTCGTTGGCGGCGGCTCATCAAGAGTTGTCTCACTCGGCTGCACTGGAGCTGGTCGCGCAGCAACTGGGTTACAAGGACTGGAACACGGCATCGGCGTCACTTGAGCCGAGCAGCCCTCAACCTGGCATTACCTTCGACAAGCCGATTCCGATATTGCGGATGTTCGACGAAGCCAAGGCCCGTGAGTTCTATCTGAACTTTCTGGATTTCAGCGTCGAATTCGAGCACCGCTTCGAAGCAGACCTGCCGCTCTATCTGGGCATAAGTCGCGACGGGTTGCAGCTTCATCTGTCCGAGCATCATGGCGATGCGAGCCCCGGCGCAACGATTTTTGTCCCCATGCACAATATCGAATTGCTTCGTGATGAGTTGCTTGCCAAGCGCTACGGGTACGGTCGTCCGGATATCGTCGAGCAGGGCTGGGGGAAGGTCCTGGAAATACACGATCCGTTCGGCAACCGGATTCGGTTCTGTCAGAGCTGA
- a CDS encoding type 1 glutamine amidotransferase domain-containing protein, which produces MKILMVLTSHDQLGNTGKKTGFWLEEFAAPYYTFIDAGAEVVVASPAGGQPPLDPKSDLPDFQTELTHRFKADPAAQQVLATTVKLDSVSQQDFDTVFYPGGHGPLWDLAESKRSIELIESFERANKPIGFVCHAPGVLRHVKAANGEPLIKGRRVTGFTNGEEEAVELTDVVPFLIEDEFIALGGLYEKGPDWQPYLVEDGKLVTGQNPASSEAVAKALLKQLA; this is translated from the coding sequence ATGAAAATCCTGATGGTACTGACCTCTCACGATCAACTGGGCAACACCGGCAAGAAAACCGGTTTCTGGCTCGAAGAATTCGCAGCGCCCTACTACACCTTCATCGATGCCGGTGCCGAAGTGGTGGTGGCCTCGCCTGCTGGCGGCCAGCCGCCTCTGGACCCGAAAAGCGATCTGCCGGATTTCCAGACCGAACTGACACATCGCTTCAAGGCTGACCCGGCCGCTCAACAAGTACTGGCGACCACCGTCAAACTGGACAGTGTCAGCCAGCAGGATTTCGATACGGTTTTCTATCCAGGCGGCCACGGCCCGCTCTGGGATCTGGCAGAATCGAAGCGCTCCATCGAACTGATCGAAAGCTTTGAACGCGCCAACAAGCCAATCGGTTTCGTCTGCCATGCGCCGGGCGTATTGCGTCACGTCAAGGCTGCCAATGGCGAGCCCTTGATCAAAGGCCGTCGCGTCACCGGCTTTACCAATGGCGAGGAAGAAGCGGTAGAACTGACCGATGTCGTACCGTTCCTCATCGAAGACGAGTTCATCGCCCTGGGCGGCCTCTATGAAAAAGGTCCTGACTGGCAGCCCTACCTGGTTGAAGACGGCAAACTGGTGACTGGCCAGAACCCGGCCAGCTCGGAAGCAGTCGCCAAGGCGTTGCTGAAACAACTGGCGTAA
- a CDS encoding methyl-accepting chemotaxis protein has product MTLRNLNIAPRSLLCFGFFALLITALGLFSLMQASNLKESRETLQDNVLPTVQAVDQIKNDLLTIRLGNSGLRLAQDASATTAAQQRVTQARSSLETDVRKLQPLLVTEAGKKTYDSMSRNLNSYLAIHSRYLEAVSQKREDIITALTQSNGEMTLSANMLAQDIAEISRLSDLKVAESDVAADNTYAQARNVTIIAILVALAATLALAGIFTRSLTAPIAKALAVAEQISVNDLSKPIAVDGQDEPGRLLAALSIMQQNLRRTLSELGNSSNQLASTSEELSAVTEDSLRGVQRQNDEINQAATAINQMSAAVEEVARNAVLASTAAQDSSKSAENGRTRVNETVSAINELHESVGSTAVEIDGLAVEVQSISGVLDVIRGIADQTNLLALNAAIEAARAGEAGRGFAVVADEVRALAHRTQQSTAEIEKMISSIQGGASKAVSAMGHSSERARASLEVAQAAGHALAEITAAIVQINERNTSIASATEQQAQVAREVDRNLTSIRDLSTQNATGANQTSAASSELSQLAVGLNQLVLQFRM; this is encoded by the coding sequence ATGACTCTCAGAAATCTCAACATCGCACCACGGTCATTGCTCTGCTTTGGCTTTTTTGCCTTGCTGATTACAGCACTCGGGCTGTTCTCACTGATGCAGGCATCCAACTTGAAAGAGTCTCGGGAAACCCTGCAAGACAACGTATTGCCTACCGTTCAGGCAGTCGACCAGATCAAGAATGATCTTTTGACTATCCGCCTTGGCAACAGCGGCTTGCGTCTTGCGCAGGACGCCAGCGCCACCACTGCTGCGCAGCAACGCGTCACCCAGGCCCGCAGCAGCCTTGAGACAGATGTCCGCAAGCTGCAACCCCTCCTGGTTACCGAGGCAGGCAAAAAGACATACGACAGCATGTCCCGCAACCTGAACAGCTATCTGGCCATACATTCACGGTATCTGGAGGCCGTCTCGCAAAAACGCGAGGACATCATCACCGCACTGACACAGTCGAACGGTGAAATGACTCTGTCAGCCAATATGCTGGCTCAGGACATCGCCGAGATTTCACGCCTGTCCGACCTCAAGGTCGCGGAGTCCGATGTTGCCGCCGACAACACCTATGCCCAGGCTCGCAATGTCACGATCATTGCCATTCTGGTCGCGCTCGCAGCCACGCTGGCATTGGCCGGTATCTTTACCCGCAGCCTGACCGCTCCGATTGCCAAGGCACTGGCGGTGGCAGAACAGATTTCGGTCAATGACCTCAGCAAACCCATTGCCGTTGACGGCCAGGACGAACCGGGCCGCCTGCTGGCCGCGCTCTCGATCATGCAGCAGAACCTGCGTCGTACGCTGAGTGAGTTGGGTAACTCCTCCAATCAACTGGCCTCCACTTCCGAAGAGTTGTCGGCCGTGACAGAGGACTCCCTGCGCGGTGTTCAGCGTCAGAACGATGAAATCAACCAGGCGGCCACCGCAATCAATCAGATGAGCGCCGCTGTCGAAGAGGTCGCGCGCAACGCAGTACTGGCATCGACTGCCGCACAGGACTCCAGCAAGTCGGCAGAAAATGGCCGCACGCGAGTGAACGAAACCGTCAGTGCGATCAACGAACTGCACGAGTCGGTTGGCAGCACCGCTGTTGAAATCGATGGCCTGGCCGTCGAAGTGCAAAGCATCAGCGGAGTTCTGGACGTGATTCGCGGCATCGCCGACCAGACCAACCTGCTGGCGCTGAACGCCGCCATCGAAGCAGCACGGGCGGGTGAGGCCGGTCGTGGTTTTGCGGTGGTTGCCGATGAAGTCCGGGCACTGGCTCATCGCACCCAGCAGTCGACTGCCGAGATCGAAAAAATGATTTCGTCCATTCAGGGCGGCGCCAGCAAGGCCGTAAGCGCCATGGGACACAGCAGCGAGCGGGCTCGCGCCAGTCTCGAAGTTGCTCAGGCGGCGGGTCATGCACTGGCAGAAATCACCGCGGCCATCGTGCAGATCAACGAACGCAACACCAGCATCGCGTCGGCCACCGAGCAACAGGCGCAAGTGGCTCGCGAAGTGGATCGCAACCTGACCAGCATCCGTGACCTTTCGACTCAAAACGCCACAGGCGCCAACCAGACTTCAGCTGCCAGCTCGGAGCTTTCGCAGCTGGCTGTAGGCCTCAATCAACTGGTGCTGCAGTTCCGGATGTAA